The Meiothermus sp. region CCCCAACGGCAGCCTGAAGGTGGGGGCGCGGGTCACGGTGGTGGGCTACCCCCACCGCACCGAACGCGAGGAGATGCGGGCCGAACGCATCATCGTGGACGGCAAAACCATTGAGCTGCGCTGATGCAGGCAGCCTGGCTGAACTGGCTCGAGGGGTTGCACGCCACCCCAGTAGCGCTGGCCATGCGCCAGTCGTCGTGGCTGTACCCTACGGTAGAAATTCTGCACATCCTGGGATTCTGTGCGCTGGTGGGGGCTGCGGGCCTGTTCGACCTGCGACTGCTGGGCTTCTCCCGGCACATTCCCGTCCAGCAAATGGCTGCCCACCTGCTTCCGGTGGCCTGGGGGGGCTTTGTGCTGGCCGCACCGAGCGGCTTTCTGCTGCTTATGGCCGATGCCCCGAGCATTGGAACCAGCCCGATATTTTTGAGCAAGATGGCCCTGGTGGGGCTGGCCGGGCTCAATGCCTGGGTTTTTCACACCCGTGTGGGGCGGAGTGTGCAGGCCTGGAATCAGGGCGTAAACCCTCCCCTCGCAGCCAAGCTGGCGGCCTTAGGCTCGCTTTTGATCTGGGTTGCGGTGGTTGCGCTGGGACGGCTGATCGCCTACTTGGAATGAAAAAAGTCAGGGGGCTTCGGCTCCCCTCGAGCCGTTCCCCCTGGCAACTTCAGAGGCTGGCGGTGGCTTTGCAACAGTTTGGGTTTTTACCTCCCCTCGAGATACATCACCCAGTGCGCCACTGCACCACTCCGAAGCGGTACCTCGAGTATGCCACTTTCCTTTGGGTTGCTTGGGTAATTTGAACCACCTGACCCGCCCTGGTGAAAGAGGGCTCTCGCTTAGGAACCCAAACCCTCCACAAATACCCAGCAAGGCGCGTTGTGCTGTGCCGGGTATTCGTGGGAACCGCGACAGGAATGCACACATGCTTGCGCAGCCCCCTAGGGTCGGCGATGATAAAACCCATGGACTTGCTGGTGGTGGTTCCTCACCCCGACGATGAGGTGTTTGGTGCAGGGGGGACGCTTATTCAGTACGCCGACTGGGGGCTGGAGACGGGCCTGATTACCCTGACCAAGGGTGAGGCGGGGCGAACCTTGGGGCTATGTGCGCCCGAAGAACTTGGCGCGCTTCGTACCCAGGAGCTTAATCGTGCGGTTGAGATTCTGAGGGTAGGCCATTTCGAACTCTACGACTTCCCCAACGGCTTGCCCAACCAGGCCGAGCAAGGAGAGGCTCGAGGCTACGGCTTTGCCACCCCTCAGGGCGTAGCCGATCATCCCGAGATTGTGGATCTGCTGCTGTGGCGCCTGGAAGTATTGCGCCCCAGGGCCATTATTACCTTTGGCCCCAACGGCTCCAACCGGCACCCCGACCATGTGGCTACCCACCGGTTTGTGGTGAAAGCCGTTCAGAAGTCTGGACAGAGAATCAAGCTGTTTTACTACGCGGCGCCCAGGCCCCAACCAGAGTATGTGGAAGGTTGGCTGCCGCCCAACCATGTGCGGCATTTACCGATGGAGGTTTTGCTGCAAAAACTGCGGGCCATGGCGCAGCACCGCACCCAGGCCCTCTCGGTGCTCAATTTCATGGATCGCTTTAGCTACCGGCTGGCCAGCGAGACCTTTCACCTAGCGGGCTACGATGGGCCTATTCAGCACGAGCTGCTCTGGTATGCCAAGCGGTAGGCAGTCCGCCAAGCCTCCAAGTGACAGGGGGCGGCGTGGGCGACATGCCTCAAGTTGTGGGGCTTGCTATGGTCGAAATGGTCGACCTAGACGGAATTCTCTGCATACGCTTGACGCATAGTGTATATCGTGTTATCCTGTATTTATCAGCGGCAAAAAGCCGCCTTTTTTATTCCCCCAAATCGAACCCTTTATCTATTTAGCAACAGAGGCTCATGCGGCGGTTTTAGCCTGGGCGTATGCGGGGCTGCGGGGTTCTGTTGGTGCTGCTAGGGAGCGTGCAGGCCCAGAGCGTGGGCCTACAGATTGCCCTGGGCTTTACCAGCAGTGCACCCACCGATTTGCGGGTGGTGCAGCAGGGTTTCCCCGATACCGTGGTGGGAGGAGCCCGATTTGAAGGGCGCGACCTCGAGGGCTTTCCTTACTACACGCTGCGGCTGTGGTATGGCGAGAGGGGGGGCTTGCGCTTCGAGCTCGAGCTCATCCACCAGAAGCTTTACTTTGCCGGAGCCGAGCGCAACGGCGCTATTTTTGAGCAGTTCAAGGTGACCGATGGCTTCAACTACCTGCTCTTCAACCTGGCCTATGCGCTGGAAGCAGGGCCGCTGCGGGTGGTGCCCCGGGTGGGCCTGGGGGTGATTGTGCCGCACCCCGAGACCGTGGTACGCGGGCTGGCCTGGGGCATAGACGGCGACCCCCGCTGGTATCACCTGGGAGGCCTGGGGGGGCAGTTGGCGCTGGGCCTGGAAGCCCCTTGGGCGGTGACGCCGGGCCTCGAGGGCAAGTTCACCCTGGGCTACAGCCGCCTCAACATTGCAGGGGGTTACACAGAGGGCTGGTTTCGCAGCCTGCACGGCACGTTTGGGTTGGGGTGGCCTTAGTCTGGCAGTACCACCGCGAGTTCTTTTAGGTCGGCCACGATGTAGTCGGGCTGGGGTGGGGTCGAAGGGCGCATGCGGCCCACAAAGCCGTGTTCCTCGAGCTCGCTCTGCACCCGGGTTTCGATCACGGCGTCTAGATCCGGGCGGCGGGTGCGCTCATGCACGGGGGTTTCCCGCCAGTCCTGGGGCATGGTGCGCCAGATCCAGACCGCCACCAGGCCCGCCGCGTTGGCCCCCCAGATGTCTTGGCTCAGCAGATCGCCCACGTGCACCATGCGCTGGGTCTGGCCGCCGTGCAAGGGGTTCCAAAAAGCCGGGTCGGGCTTGAGGGCTTGCGAAATGTCCGGGGCCAGCATCCGGTCGTGGGGGATTTGCAGCTTGTCTACCAGAATTTGCTGATATTTGGCCAGGCCATTGGTCGCGATCGCAATGCGATAGCCCTGGTTGCGGAATGCCGCCAGCCCTGGGTGGACATCGGGGTAGATCATCCCGTCCTCAAACCGGGCCTCCGCCAGCACCTCAAGTAGATTGGGAAAGATGGGCGGTAGCCCCAGTTTTTCCCGCACGGCACGGTGAATATCGCCCCAGTCGTAGACCTGGGTGGGGTCGCCCTGGGCGAGCCGATGGAGATACTCCTCGCGCAGGGCTGCTCGGATGGCCGGCTGGGCCAGCAAGGGCTCCATGTAGGGCCGCACCAGATGGCGGAAAGGCCAGTGGGCTAAGGTGCCGTCGAGGTCGAAGGTAAGCCAGCGCATGGCCCTAGCGTAGCGGGTTTGCGGACGGGCGTACAGGCGAGGGGAGTCTTGCATTCTGGGGCTCGATGGCGCAGACTAAAGGCCAGATGGTACGAACCGTACACGTCAAGGGTGGGTGGTGGCCTGGCTAGCCCCGGGACGGTAGCGGTCGGTACCCCTGGGGCTTTTTTCCAGGGGATTTTTTTATTGAGGAGTAAGCATGGCAATATCGGAAAAAACCAAGCCCACGGTTCCGGTCAAGAAAACCTTGCTGGCCGACCTCGAGACCCCCGTCACGGCCTACCTAAAGCTCTCGGAAAAGGCCAGCCCCAGCTTTCTGCTGGAGTCGGTGGAGGGGGGCAAGGCCTGGGCGAGGTGGAGCTTTGTGGGGGTGGGAGCCCGCAACACCTGGCGGCTCAAGGACGGGGTGTTTACCCTAAACGGCGAGCCGCTAAAAACCACAGACCCCTTGCGCACGCTGTATCAGGCCATCCACCGGCCCATCCAGCCCGACCCCGATCTTCCGCTGTTCTGGGGGGGCGCAGTGGGCTACGCGGCCTACGACCTGATCCGCTACTACGAAAAACTACCTAGCCAGAAGCCCGACTTACTCGAGATTCCCGACCTTCTGTTTGTCGAGCCCGAGGTGGTGGTGGTATTTGACCAGTTCAAGCAGCAGATGCACATGGTGGCCCCTGCCCAGGAGGGCGAGCGGGCCGAGGCCCTAGAGCGCATCGCCTGGGCTGAGAAGAAGCTGAGCGGCCCGCTGCCCGGGGTGCCGGGTGAACGGGCCGGGCGGCGTATGGAGTTTAGCCAGAACGTTTCCCAGGCCGAATACGAGGCCATGGTGGAGCGGGCGCTGGAATACATCCGGGCCGGCGACATCTTCCAGGTGGTGCCGAGCCTGCGCCTTTCGGCCCCGCTCAACGTGCATCCCTTCGCGGTTTATCGCGCCCTGCGCTCGGTAAACCCCAGCCCCTATATGGGTTTTTTGGAGCTAGGCGAGGTGACGCTGGTCTCGAGCAGCCCCGAGAGCCTGTTGCGCTCGGATGGGCGCAAGGTGACCACCCGCCCCATCGCGGGCACCCGCCGGCGCGGCAGGGATGCCGCCGAGGATCGGGCCCTGGCCGAGGAGCTGCTCAGCGACGAGAAAGAAAGGGCCGAGCACGTGATGCTGGTCGACCTTTCCAGGAACGACCTGGGCCGGGTCTGCCGGTATGGTAGCGTGCGGCCAAAAGAGCTCATGACGGTGGAGAACTACTCGCACGTAATGCATATTGTTTCGACCGTAGAGGGCGAGCTGTGCGAGGACAAAACCCCCCTGGATGCCCTGGCCTCGGTCTTGCCGATGGGCACGGTTTCGGGGGCCCCCAAGATTCGGGCCATGGAAATTATCGAGGAGCTCGAGCCCGCCCGCCGGGGGGCCTATGGGGGCGCCTTCGGCTACCTGGCCTACGACGGGCACATGGATGTGGCCCTGACGCTGCGCACCATGGTGATTGCCAAGGAACAACTACACATCCAGGCCGGGGCCGGGGTGGTCTACGACTCCCGCCCAGAGGCGGAGTACCAGGAATGTTTGAACAAGGCCCAGGCCATGCTCAAGGCGGTGCGGTTGGCGGAGGAGGGATTGTGAAGAAGGGGGTAGGGAGTAGGGAATAAAGAGATGCAGAGGAGGCTGGCGTGAATCCCGAGAGCGTTCAAAACCTGAAGATTTGGCAGGAGGGTATTGAGGTTGTGAAGGATGTTTACCGCTTGAGTAAAGAATGGCCTCGAGAGGAACTTTATGGACTTGTCAACCAGGCCCGACGTGCTGCAGTCTCTACTCCGGCAAACATTGCCGAGGGTAGGGGACGTAGAAGTTCTGGTGAGCAGGCTCGATTCGCCTCTATTGCGCTGGGTTCGGCTTATGAGCTGCAGACCTTACTGCATCTTGCTAATGAGCTGGAATTTGGCTCAAGAGATTCATTAGAGTCGCTTCAGTCAAGGCTTCATATGCTTATCAAGCAAATCGCTAGGTTTGTTGCTGCGCTGGAGAAGCGGTTATGACTGTGAATGTGCCAACTCCCCACCCCCCACCCCCCACCCCCCGTATTCTGATCATTGACAACTACGACTCCTTCACCTACAACCTGGTGCAGTACCTGGGCGAGCTGGGGGCAGACTTGACGGTCTGGCGCAACGACCAATTCGAGCTGAAGGATGTGGAGGACTTCGACCCCGACGGCATTGTGGTTTCGCCCGGCCCTTGCACGCCCAAAGAGGCGGGTCTGTCGGTGCCGCTGATACAGCGGTACGCGCCCAAATATCCCATCTTGGGCGTATGTCTGGGCCACCAGAGCATTGGTGAGGCCTTCGGGGCCCGTGTGGTACGGCATAAGGTGATTGTGCACGGCAAGACCAGCCGCATCGAGCACGACGGGAGCGGGGTGTTTGCCGGGCTTGCCGGGCCGTTCACAGCCACCCGCTACCACTCTCTGGTGGTGGAGGATTTGTCGGAGGTGCTCGAGGTCAACGCCTGGGTGGAGGAGGCCGGGGGCCGTACCGTGATGGGCCTGCGCCACCGCCACTACCCCACCCACGGGGTGCAGTTCCACCCCGAGTCGGTCTTAACCGAGGGCGGGCAGCAGATGCTGGGCAATTTCCTGGAGCTGTGCCGATAGGCGTTTTTTACCAGCCGCTTTCCGCTATAAGCTATCTCCGATGATTTCGGTAATTGTTCCCACCCACAACCGCCGCCATCTGCTGGAAAAAAAGCTACGCAGCCTGGAGGCCCAACAGGGCGAGTTTGAGGTAATCGTGGTGGCCGATGGCTGCACCGACGACACCCTGGCGTTTTTGCGGGACTATCGCCCTCCCTACAGCTTGCAGGTGCTACAGACCGGCGATGGCTATGGGCAGGGCAGCGGGGCCGCGAAGGCCCGCAACCAGGGGGCGAAGTCTGCCAAAGGGGATATTTTGCTCTTCTCCGACGACGACGTGATGCCCCAGGCGGGCTGGCTCGAGGCCCACCAAAAGGCCCATACAGCGCCTCGCACGGTGGCGGTGGGGCGGCTGGTGCTACCTCCCGAACTGCGCGGCACCGGGGCCGCCGAGCTAAAGGGCCCCCGGGTTTTCTGGTGGCACGTGACCGGCAACAACACCTCCTTGCCCAAAGCCCTGTTCGACGAAGTGGGGGGCTACGACCCGGCCTTCAGTGCCTACGGCGGCGAGGATTCCGACCTGGGCTACCGGCTTTTCAAGGCGGGGATGCGACTGGTCTTTGTGCGGGAAGCGGTTGCGCTACACGAAGCCCCAGAGCACCGCACCCGGGCCGTGCAGAAAGCCCGGCAGGCGGGCGCGGCCCATGTGCGGGTCTGGCAGAAGCACGGCGACCCCAAGATTGCCTGGGCCCTGGGCGTGCACCCCGCCCTGCTGGCGGTGAAGATGGCCTTGTTGCCGAGCTTTAAGGGGCTGCTGGGAGCTAGGGGCGACTACGAGCTGGCCTTTGCCTGGGGGGCCTGGGAGGCCCTCGAGGCCAGCAGAAACCCTCGAGCCTGATGGACTTCAGCATCGTCATCCCCACCCACAACCGGGCCGAACTCGTAGCCCGGACGGTGGCGGCTTTTCTGGCGCAGGAGGGGCCGGATTTTGAGGTGATTGTGGTGGACGACGGTTCGACCGACGAGACCGCCCGGCGCTTGCGCTCTTTGGCCGATGAGCGGCTGCGGCTGGTGTCGCAGGAGAACCGGGGTCTGGCCGCCGCCCGCAACGCGGGTTTTGCCCAGGCCCGGGGACGATATGTGCTGTTTAACGACGACGACATCGTTCCGGAGCCGGGGTTTTTGCGGGCGCACCTCGAGCTGCACCGGCGGTATGCCGGCATCGCCGCGGTGAGCCGAACCCGGATTCCAGACGCGCTAGGACAAGACCCCTTTACGCGCTTCTGGCGAGCACGGGCCGAGCGAGGGGTTCGGGGCAAGGCCGATGGAGCCTTGCTGGGGCGCGGGGGGTACTGGTTTGCCAGCCTCTCGGTGGAACGAACCCGCCTGCCGGCAGGGCCCTTTGCCCCCTTTGCCGGGTATGGCTGGGAGGAGCACGAGCTGGGCCTGCGCTTGTGGGCGCGGGGCGTCCGCCCCCGGCTGGCTGCTATGGCCTGGGCCGCCCACGAAGACCGGGTGAGCCTGGGGGGCATGCTCACCAAGTTTCGCAGCATGGGGCGCACCGCCTGGCAGTTTTACCGCAGGCACCCCAGCCTCAACGTAGCCCTCTGGACGGGCACCCACCCCGTTTTGTTGGTACTCAAACGCCGGGCCTACCCCTGGGCCAAAGCCGAGCAACTCCTGGGGCAGCGAGACTGGGAGGACGGGGCGAAGGCTTTTAGCAACTACCGCTTCTTGCTCGAGGCTGCCTATACCCAGGGGTTGTTGGAGGGCAAAGGTGGCTGAGCCTCTGGTCTACATCCTGATCCTCAACTACCGGGCCTGGCAGGATACCGTGGCCTGCCTGGGGGCTTTGGAACAACTCGAGTACCCCAACTACCGGGTGTTGGTGCTGGACAACGCTTCCGACAACGACTCGGTCGCCCGGATCCGGGCGGCTTTTCCGGGGGTGGAAGTGCTGGAGTTAGAGCGCAACCTGGGGTTTGCCGGGGGCAACAATGTGGGCATCCGTCGGGCCTTGGCCGAAGGGGCGGCGTATGTCTGGCTATTGAACCCGGATACCCTGCCCGACGCCAGAGCGCTCGCCGCGATGGTTGAACAAGCCCAGCAAGACGCCCAAATCGGTGCGGTGGGCTCGGTGCTCTACGAGATGAACCGGCCCGAACAGGTGCAGGCCTGGGGTGGAGGGGAGGTGGTGTGGCCGTGGGGCTTGATTCGCTTGTTGAACCACCCCCGCCAGGCTGCACGGCTGACCTACCTCAGCGGGGCCAGCCTGTTGCTGCGGCGGGCGGCCCTCGAGCGGGTGGGTTTGTTGGACGAGGGGTTTTTCATGTACGGCGAGGATGCCGACCTGGGCTTGCGGCTTTTGAAGAGCGGGTTCAAGCTGGCAGTGGCCGCCGGGTCGCGGGTCTGGCACCGGGGCGGGACTTCCTGGCAGGGAAGCCTGAGCGCCGACGAGCAGTTTGCCGCCTACAACACCCGGCTTTTGCGTAAACATGCCCCCTGGCCCTGGCTGGCAGTACTGGGGTATGGCAGTTTTTGGCTGGCCGAGTATGCCCTGCGCCGCCGCTGGGACAAAATAGGAGCCCTCTGGCGCGGCATCGGCCGGGGCTGGCGACTGCCCATCGCACCGGAGCCCGATGGTTTGTCAGACCAAGCCACCCCCCCGTAACATGGGAGGCACTGTGGACGAGCTCAGAAAAGCCCTATTGGCCGAACCTTTATCGCAAGCCGAGGCCCACGCCCTGATGAACCGCATCATGGCCGGCGAGCTGACCCCCGTTCAGACCGCAGGGGTGCTGATGGCCCTGCGTACGCGGGGCGAGACCACCGAGGAAATCGCTGGGTTTGCCGCCGGTATGCGCGAGGCGGCGGTGCGGGTAGAAACCCGGCGCAAGCCGCTCATGGACATTGTGGGCACCGGCGGGGTGGCGCCCGATGCCTTT contains the following coding sequences:
- a CDS encoding HAD family hydrolase, producing the protein MQDSPRLYARPQTRYARAMRWLTFDLDGTLAHWPFRHLVRPYMEPLLAQPAIRAALREEYLHRLAQGDPTQVYDWGDIHRAVREKLGLPPIFPNLLEVLAEARFEDGMIYPDVHPGLAAFRNQGYRIAIATNGLAKYQQILVDKLQIPHDRMLAPDISQALKPDPAFWNPLHGGQTQRMVHVGDLLSQDIWGANAAGLVAVWIWRTMPQDWRETPVHERTRRPDLDAVIETRVQSELEEHGFVGRMRPSTPPQPDYIVADLKELAVVLPD
- a CDS encoding aminodeoxychorismate/anthranilate synthase component II, which codes for MTVNVPTPHPPPPTPRILIIDNYDSFTYNLVQYLGELGADLTVWRNDQFELKDVEDFDPDGIVVSPGPCTPKEAGLSVPLIQRYAPKYPILGVCLGHQSIGEAFGARVVRHKVIVHGKTSRIEHDGSGVFAGLAGPFTATRYHSLVVEDLSEVLEVNAWVEEAGGRTVMGLRHRHYPTHGVQFHPESVLTEGGQQMLGNFLELCR
- a CDS encoding glycosyltransferase family 2 protein — encoded protein: MISVIVPTHNRRHLLEKKLRSLEAQQGEFEVIVVADGCTDDTLAFLRDYRPPYSLQVLQTGDGYGQGSGAAKARNQGAKSAKGDILLFSDDDVMPQAGWLEAHQKAHTAPRTVAVGRLVLPPELRGTGAAELKGPRVFWWHVTGNNTSLPKALFDEVGGYDPAFSAYGGEDSDLGYRLFKAGMRLVFVREAVALHEAPEHRTRAVQKARQAGAAHVRVWQKHGDPKIAWALGVHPALLAVKMALLPSFKGLLGARGDYELAFAWGAWEALEASRNPRA
- the trpE gene encoding anthranilate synthase component I, with protein sequence MAISEKTKPTVPVKKTLLADLETPVTAYLKLSEKASPSFLLESVEGGKAWARWSFVGVGARNTWRLKDGVFTLNGEPLKTTDPLRTLYQAIHRPIQPDPDLPLFWGGAVGYAAYDLIRYYEKLPSQKPDLLEIPDLLFVEPEVVVVFDQFKQQMHMVAPAQEGERAEALERIAWAEKKLSGPLPGVPGERAGRRMEFSQNVSQAEYEAMVERALEYIRAGDIFQVVPSLRLSAPLNVHPFAVYRALRSVNPSPYMGFLELGEVTLVSSSPESLLRSDGRKVTTRPIAGTRRRGRDAAEDRALAEELLSDEKERAEHVMLVDLSRNDLGRVCRYGSVRPKELMTVENYSHVMHIVSTVEGELCEDKTPLDALASVLPMGTVSGAPKIRAMEIIEELEPARRGAYGGAFGYLAYDGHMDVALTLRTMVIAKEQLHIQAGAGVVYDSRPEAEYQECLNKAQAMLKAVRLAEEGL
- a CDS encoding PIG-L deacetylase family protein translates to MDLLVVVPHPDDEVFGAGGTLIQYADWGLETGLITLTKGEAGRTLGLCAPEELGALRTQELNRAVEILRVGHFELYDFPNGLPNQAEQGEARGYGFATPQGVADHPEIVDLLLWRLEVLRPRAIITFGPNGSNRHPDHVATHRFVVKAVQKSGQRIKLFYYAAPRPQPEYVEGWLPPNHVRHLPMEVLLQKLRAMAQHRTQALSVLNFMDRFSYRLASETFHLAGYDGPIQHELLWYAKR
- a CDS encoding glycosyltransferase family 2 protein; its protein translation is MAEPLVYILILNYRAWQDTVACLGALEQLEYPNYRVLVLDNASDNDSVARIRAAFPGVEVLELERNLGFAGGNNVGIRRALAEGAAYVWLLNPDTLPDARALAAMVEQAQQDAQIGAVGSVLYEMNRPEQVQAWGGGEVVWPWGLIRLLNHPRQAARLTYLSGASLLLRRAALERVGLLDEGFFMYGEDADLGLRLLKSGFKLAVAAGSRVWHRGGTSWQGSLSADEQFAAYNTRLLRKHAPWPWLAVLGYGSFWLAEYALRRRWDKIGALWRGIGRGWRLPIAPEPDGLSDQATPP
- a CDS encoding four helix bundle protein, yielding MNPESVQNLKIWQEGIEVVKDVYRLSKEWPREELYGLVNQARRAAVSTPANIAEGRGRRSSGEQARFASIALGSAYELQTLLHLANELEFGSRDSLESLQSRLHMLIKQIARFVAALEKRL
- a CDS encoding glycosyltransferase family 2 protein gives rise to the protein MDFSIVIPTHNRAELVARTVAAFLAQEGPDFEVIVVDDGSTDETARRLRSLADERLRLVSQENRGLAAARNAGFAQARGRYVLFNDDDIVPEPGFLRAHLELHRRYAGIAAVSRTRIPDALGQDPFTRFWRARAERGVRGKADGALLGRGGYWFASLSVERTRLPAGPFAPFAGYGWEEHELGLRLWARGVRPRLAAMAWAAHEDRVSLGGMLTKFRSMGRTAWQFYRRHPSLNVALWTGTHPVLLVLKRRAYPWAKAEQLLGQRDWEDGAKAFSNYRFLLEAAYTQGLLEGKGG